Genomic DNA from Rana temporaria chromosome 1, aRanTem1.1, whole genome shotgun sequence:
ggcaccagatggcccagctccctcctggacatctgcggatgacacaaaacattcacatgttggtggacccacacacttgtcacatattccctcccccccctcacatgctacacaccagatagtagaaaaaacacacttacctgtcctcaagggcggcacAACTGAGTCGTAGCCCAGCATTCCCTCCACTTGCACCTTGGTAAGGCAGCGGGCAACAACCTCCTCCTCAGGAGTCAGACGGACCCTAGAGGCaggtccaccaccagtgcccctggcatggctcGCCAAAAGAGCCATCTTTTCCTTAATCCTCCTGCGAAGATCATTTATCTTAGCTATATGTTtgggcctcctcgcctcattgcccacgGCATTGACCTGGTCTGTGATCCTCTGAAGGATCTCGTCCCTTCTGCCCTTGCTGGTGTCCTTGCTACgggccccatggaggcgatcatAGTACTTCTCCATGGCAGCAAGTATTATGCCTTTCTCCTctggagagaattttttttttcgggtcccAGAACGCTGGGCAGACATGTctacaatcagagtgcaaaagtaTAGCCACCAATCCaccaaaccaaacaggtgtacttttgcactcggcgggcgcatgtctgggcgtatttctGCCCTGGGCATAAACAGTGGGCCAGCGGAATAATGCCAGGCGTagctgtgagcatgcgcagagaggcgcgggACATGCGATCATGTgacaacgcatgcgccgtccgtttggccctttatttgcatggggtcacaggtCACGCTTCTGAttagagaatacggagcttgcctctctaagttacgtcggcgtaacgcatctgagatgcgctacgccggcataaacatgcgccgatctacgagaatctgggccatagcattTTGGATCAGGCTGTGATCACTGTGCTATGCTCCGGCTGCTCTTCCTCATCCTTGGAGGATGCCCTAGTCTCAACCCCGGGGGAGACATCATGCCcgaaccccccttttttccttggcAGATACCGGACTGGTCTTGAGGTTGTATAGTACGTCTCCCAACTGTTTCCATCCTGTTGGGACATAGTTCCTGTACTTCCCTATTCTTAAGGCATCATTATTTattcttgtttatttttatttccagtaTACTGCTTTAAAACACTCCTGAtgattggctgaaatgccagGGAACGCGTAGAGTGCCACTAGATGCCAATAGTCACCTGTTTATACTTCATATGTTTTTTAATTGATCCATTTTATCATGTATATCTGCCATGtctgttttatatttttgtattgcatgctatgagcAGCACATTTAGAATAAGTCTTgtgactatctatctatttgaTATGAAATATCTGACATGTATTCAAGATTGTAATAAATATATCATGTACTGTAACCTGATCTTCATGGTATTATTCCTTCTGACATGGCGCTCCCTTATTTTAAGTCCCACTTACCCTTCTTTTCAATAttctaaacggctttaaccccttttgcatttggggtgccgttacacCTGGGAATGTGGCTTACTCCCAATCTGTCAGATCTATACACGCAAAGTTTAAACCTATTCTACACAAACTAAAACAAGATCTCAAAAGCTGGGAGTTAAAACCCTTTTCATGGTTTGGCAGGGTGGTAGTGGTGAAGTTAACAGTTTTACCAAGAGTACTGTACCTTCACTACAATTTACCCATTAAGTCAGACGGGCTATTTTTCTCAGAAAGTCTggccatgtgtagcctccatctgacttttttggtcggaagtctgacggaccgtagatagagaacctgttctctatctttccgttgGACTTCctacggactcacggcggacttttacatggtcaaaagtcagaccgtgtgtacaaggcataacactgCCTAAAATATTTTTCTCCCAACTAAACTCAACTTTCACAGGTATCATGTTCCCACTTCCTGGGAGCCTCAGCCATGGGTATTGACATCACcgcctcgcacatgcgcagtagtgtTCCCAGCGTGAAGTCGTAAGGCTTCACTTCCGGGTTCCCTTACTCACAATAGAGGCAGCAtaaacccgacagctgatggaaacatcagctgtggtgccgatatcactggactccagggcaggtaagtgtccgattattaaaagtcagcagctgcagtatgtgtaactgctggcttttaatttttgcagagaaaaaaagcctgtctgactttttttcctcggaaagtccggccgtgtgtggcctccatctgacatttttggtcggaagtccgacagaccttagatagagaacctgttctctatctttctgtcggacttccgactgactcccggcggacttttgcttggtcaaaagtccgaccgtgtgtacgaggcataacactgCCTAAAAGATTTTTCTCCCAACTAAACTCAATGATACGCAACTTCCTTTGGTCAGGCAAAAAATCTTGCAtttaactttaaagcggaggtccacccaccgctgcaaaaattaaaagccagcagctgcacgtactgcagctgctgacttttaataattggacacttacctgtcctggagtccagtgatgtcggcaccgcagctgatgtttccaacAGCTGTTGGGTTTATGCCGCCCCCATTGTGAGTAAGGGAACCCGGAAGTGAAGCCCTATggcttcacgctgggaaccctactgcgcttGTGCACGAGGcttcgctcctctctcctactggcccggcagccaggggagaaggagggagcccAGGCAGTGATGTCAAAACCTGTGGCTGAGGCTCCcaggaagtgggaacaggatacctgtgaaagacaggtaTTCTGTCCcgctcccccctaaaaggtgcaaaatgtggcactggaggggggaggagtacaacgagcagaagttccacttttgggtggaacttcgatTTAACAATGTTCAATCTCAAtacactaataaaaaaataatatttccaATGATATACTGTAGATAATACTATAAAATTAACAATGCGCTGTAAACAGTGTATAGATTTTATTTTGATTCACTGAGGTTATCATAACTAATATTATGCTTTATTTTCaagcaaaactgtttttttattcAGGTCAGGTCTGAACAGAATTATGTAACATTTTGGGGAAAATATACAGCCAAGAAGTCCAATACTTGAGgctattatagcaaaaacctccacagccaccatgtatttccctctggtgctcagataggccgggatcatggcaatccagacactgcagaacaccagcatactgaaggtgatgtacttggcctcattaaaactgtccggtaatgtcctgGCTAAAAAAGCTATAATGAAACTCACAGCTGCCAGAAGCCCCATATATCCCAGGACAGAGTAGAAGCCGATAACTGAACCCtcattacactgaatgatgaTCTTCCCCTGATAAGAGTGAGTGTCCCGATCCTGGAAGGGGGGAGAAATAGACAACCAAGTGACACAGATTATGACTTGGACCAGTGAGAAGACACAAATGATAAAATTGGGCAGTTTGGCTCCCATCCATTTTCTCCAGGGACTCCCAGGTTTGGTGGCTTTAAAAGCAATACACACCATGATACTTTTggcaagtagagaagagacagcaACTGAGAAGATGACACCAAAAGAGGTGACACGCAGCATGCAGGTCACATCTACTGGATGGCCGAGAAACAAGAAGACACAGAGGAAGCTCAGCATGATGGAGCCCAGGAGAAGATAGCTCAGGTTCCGGTTATTGGCTTTAACAATGGGGGTGTCCTGGTAatgtataaatatccccaatattaAACCAGTCAGAAGACAACAGAGGATGGAGACAGCTGAAAATACTCCAACAATGGGATCATCCGTGTAGGAGAGAAATTCCACCAATTTTGGAACACACCGATCGTTCTTCTCATTTGGCCATTCTTCATCAGGACATTTCATGCAATTTTCACTGTCTGTAGGAAGAAAAATACAAACACAATGAACATCGGGGGCAGAGATTCTTAGAAAACAAATCGTCTTGAGTTTTCTCACAGCTAGCAATGGGATTTCCATCAGTAGGTTGTGggagagaaacaaaaaataaaatacattatctCTATCACACAGCTGAACACCTATATGTAGAGCCTGCAcgtggtaaaataaaaataaacaagttGTTGGTGCCACAATTACGTGATAAAGAGTGAAAAGAATGGACAAGAAATGTGTTATAGacagaaaaaaatgatattgGGGAGTTTCAATTGACATTTTCTGAAAACCCTGATAATGAACTTGACTTACAATATGTCTGCTTTTCAGTCATTTAAATATACCATTGGAAAAACTTTGATATTTCAGCTcattaagtgcaaaaaaaaaaaaacaccctttgatcatgtcagaaattcagagctatCCTGTACACACTTCTGTGTTATCTCAACACAGATTAGCCACTTGCCGATCGCCCCCCACGTACATTTATTGAAGGCGGTGGCTCCTGTGCGCAAAATCACATATCTGTACTTCTTCTGCACCTCCGGGGTATAGGCGCGCATGCATACGCTGCCGGTGAACCGCTTCCACTGTGGTTGGACACAGCGGAGCCAATTAGTCAATTAGACTCATTGTCCGCCGGAACCCGGTGATTGTTCGGGAAACAAGTAGATCACCATTCTGTTAATAAGGAAGGTAGAGATCCTGTGTTTCTACTAAGCAGAAACACAGATATCTGCCTTCCCACAGTAAAAACACCCTCCCCACAtagttagcaagcactccctaggaacacatgtagcactacccctggaggagctgctggattgttttgggtggcatgttacctctatttcctcgccgtctagggtatcagatgagagttgagaaaaagttcaatgtcaggAGTttcctcctgaggaagtcacatgatagtgacgaatgcgcatgagtccactgagaggtatcggaggtgacgttggcgacagattgcccctcttttttacatgctcaattgtattttggattatgtgagtatccctgtctattttctttgagaattaaaatttttaaaacggtatcacaccatcgatgctttatttctttggggcgagaaactgaccaatctgggacgagaactccaaggaggacctgccgttgttggatcagagcccatcgagtgaaccatctaatgtggttggatctatatgctgttaccttacagcagtaaggtaaggggacatccttacttaccctaaaaggatcactggatacccattttcctctcactccatattgcggacctacacttgcacttttgctttcttggacttttgaaattttacttatattttttgctaatatttttcaaactctgttgatggactgtttatcaccagtataggagtgtcacttagcacagttacctggaatttctttgcaccattacttatagtgtatttcatcacattaagaggaacctgtgtagttatatgatttgcaccattactgttattgttcactgatcatttatatttatttttatgctgatgccatttgggctatattgctcctcatttcaattacacctactttcattcccctcccccacctgtttattcacttatccattcaccactgattagcgcagcactaccctccccattttcaattgcttatggtttgatacaccttccagtgccgcagctgtacctccacttctcatcactttcatttcccctccccctttcttcccctctctgtttcccctcctttgataagcgcggtaatatccattttttcacaggtaataggttcaggtgcacaacttCTGTCCAGAAAAACTCCTGCTTCCTTCCCCCGGCCagaagggccacacacggggggtggtgggacgacagaccagcgatcgaTGACCCCGGTCCAAtgacatctgtcccttaagtacttctccccagcatgcacagcgggatgaccaacccccactgattggctgccgaaggggaacacccaaaacaccttgacctgactgctgccacccttggcctggggtggtaacggcaccccagacaacaatagtggtcactcacagtacagccatggctggaacagataGGGAAAACTGccactccaggtgagcacacctaaGGCAATCactgtccactcaggaatcaacGGGTGCCGGCAATTCACAGAGCATGCaaaggctggaacagaggcccaaatgtgGAAGAAATCATACGGTTTGAgcaaactaactctcagactaccctctaaatttaaagcagcgcctgctaAAAAGTAGAAGGCCgctacacacatttaaccctttgattgcccatgatgttaaccccttccctgccattgtcaTTAGTGAATATTTTTAGCTATGCGCCTGATGACATCAGACGCACACTGACAAAATACGTTGGGTGGGATCTAGCGTAACAGGTCACTTCTGCTTTCTTGGAACACAGGTGGAGCGCTAACACGGCGTCCCCTGTTTGTAATTGTGTTTATGCTTCCGCATGCTGCTAGCATGTTTAGTAAAACGTTTGGATGTACTACATCATGAGAGGCTTATTTTTTACCTCCATATGAGCCGTACAAGTACCCAGGAACCTAGGAGCAACGGCAGTGATATTTCCCCTGGTGGTTCTTCCCTCCAGAGGATACATTCAAACATGCTGTCTTTGACTACCTGTAATGGGGGTTAACACGCTCTTGTGAGTAGGTTGCACATATGAATGTTGGTGAAGAGGAGACTTATTAAGTCACAGTTTTTTTCTGATCACAGAAGTATCTTTGGATAACACAGAGTGTCTATGGGACTTCACCTTCTTCTCTTATGAGACTTATTGGAAACTTTTAtcactttttcactttttcacACTTCACATTATTGATGTTCTttatgcacatgcactttatttgaGCGTGGttaattaaccgcttcagcccaggaagaatttatccccttcctgaccagagcaatttttacaatttggcactgcgtcgctttaactgacaattgcccggtcgttcGACTCTGTACCCAGAcacaatttgcatcctttttttcccacaaagagagctttcttttggtggtatttgattacctctgcggtttttattttttgcactatagacaaagaaagacagaaaatttggggggaaaaaacaatattttttacttttttgctagaataaatatccctaaatttgtttaaaaaaaaaaaacacatttcttcctcggtttaggccaatatgtattcttctacaaatttttggtaaaaaatgtcaataagcatatatttattggtttgtgcaaaagttatagcgtctacaaactatgggaaatatttatggcatttttattattattatatttttttactagtaatggtggcgatctgcaatttgttGTGGTGTTGCAATGAACAGattggacacctttgacacttttttgctataaaaatgcactgattactgtgtaaatgtcactggtagtaaATGTATATCATGTCCCCCGCTGTGCAGCAGGTGcaagcgccctctggtggccaaaAAAGGAAAGGACGTACCCATATGGGATTTAacccaggagtgccattctgccgcagtatatctgtgtgagccGGTAAGGAAATGGTTAATGTTCCAATTTATTGATACGtagatagtagaaaaaaaaacataaaccacattcCGCTATGTTCCCTGAGTATttggataccacatgtgagacatTTTCACAGCCTAGATGCATAGAGGGTACAAAATCCAATAAGGCATCTACAGTAGTTTCCAGACTACCTATAACattttggaggccctggagctCCTGGACAGTAGAAAAAATCCACAAAATTACCCtatcttggaaaaaaaaacactccaatgTATTTTTAAGGTGCATAATGAGTCTTTGGAAATTTTAATTTTGCCATAGGTTTTTGGAATATGCAGGTAtgaaaactaatatttttttttttactcaaagttttagttaataagatatttctaataCACATCATAGGAATACgtagaattgcaccccaaaacatATTATGTTACTCTTCCCTAGTAGGGAAATTTTAAGGCAGGAATATGTGTAGGGTGTCGTGGGTCTCTACAGAGATTAGCCAGGATCCTACAGTACCTGGCTTTTTGCCAAATCTGTGGAATTTAGGTGTAGTGTAGGGGAGTTTGGCAGCCTCTTGTTGCTCTGCCCAAAGGTCAAATTCAAGTTTCTTGGCAGCCTGTCAATCCTGCCTATTGGCCCAAGAAAGGTTCTACAGTAAATTGGTAACAGCTAAAACAGGGTGGAATCGGCCTTTTGATGCTGCTCCAGGGCATCATTTGTAAATTGAGTAGTGTAGGAGGTAACATTgccccttatgcctcgtacacacagccggttttcgcgacgagaaaactgccattttttatattggttgtgaaaaccggtcgtgttcatgctccctagcagttttctcgaggaaaaaaaaatgcccgcaaaaaaattgaaaccagctctccttTCCTGCCAAgcaaaatggttgtgtgtacgaggcataaggaatGCCTTAACAGCTTCCCAGAATAAATTAGGGTCAGTAAAATGTGCCccattagggtcctttcacacggagcggaccgtttctgtgtccgctccgtgtgtccgccaaagctcagcgggggatcatccgtcatccccgctgagctgtcggcagatagggcggtccccgcacacagtgcagggaccgccctgtctctgctcctctctcccctatgggggatgggatgcagacggaccgtctgtccgtctgcatcagatccgttccgccggacagaagaaaaatagggtttcttccgttcgcaaaagcggatcccgacggacatGGATGGTCTCGGACGTTagtggatgctccatccgctaacggacgcgatcccatagggattcattacaagtccgtaaacggacttgtaatgaacggacgagcggagcggac
This window encodes:
- the LOC120928208 gene encoding vomeronasal type-2 receptor 26-like, with amino-acid sequence MDSENCMKCPDEEWPNEKNDRCVPKLVEFLSYTDDPIVGVFSAVSILCCLLTGLILGIFIHYQDTPIVKANNRNLSYLLLGSIMLSFLCVFLFLGHPVDVTCMLRVTSFGVIFSVAVSSLLAKSIMVCIAFKATKPGSPWRKWMGAKLPNFIICVFSLVQVIICVTWLSISPPFQDRDTHSYQGKIIIQCNEGSVIGFYSVLGYMGLLAAVSFIIAFLARTLPDSFNEAKYITFSMLFV